The Pseudoalteromonas tunicata genome segment ACTTTTGCCATTGTGTGGTCGGCTTTAGCGCATCTAAGGAAACTTGGCTAGCTTTAAACCCTTCAGGCAAAGTCACACTCCCCTTTATTGCAGCAAAATAGCGAAATTTGAAATTGTGTGGGGAAGCTAAATTAGCCAGTTCCAATAAATCAAATTGCTTTAATTCGCCATTAAGATCACCTTCAATTTGCAGCGTAAAGCGCCCCTGATTTATATTTTTGGCACTGCTGGCTTGATACAACATAAATCTAAATTGATAGCCGTTTTCTGACACAGCACTTACTTGCCAATCCATTACCGCAAGCCCGTCATTCACTAATTCAGGAGCCATTATCGATTGATAAACCAGTAACTCTTTTCGTAAATCAAATAGTTCACTAGTCAATTGATTAAGTTGTAACGTGGTTTGTTGATGGGCTTGAGTTTCCATTGCAAGTTCTGCTTCTTGCAAATTAATTTGATGCTGTAATTTAAACATCTGAGCTTCGATTTCAGCAAATTTCTCTAACTCAACCCCAGCTTGGCCCACGCCATGTAAATTTTGCTGATACAGCTTAACAATTAAAAAGACTAATGCGATAAATACAAATACAGCAACAAATTTTGAATACTTACTCATCTTACTCCACCAGCATTTTAATTAAGTAATCAAAGCTTAGATTAAAAAGGCCCAAACCAATTGAGATAAAGAGATATTTAAAAGGATCTCAAACACGATTTCCTTAGTGCACATAATAAAATTTAACTTAATTAATACTGCAAAGAGCCATTTGAACTCGATTTATTGTGCTAAGTTGAGGTTAAATACCTAGAAAATAAAACGACTTAACTAAATCTATCTGATAAACTTTCTTGATTGTGGTTGATGTGTGGAAATATGCAATGTCGCTTGAAACGCTCAGGCGTAGTTTGGCTAAGCCAAAGACATCTGTACAACTTTGTTTATTAGGCGTAGCAGCCGGGCTGATTGCGGCCATGCTAATTATTCTATTTCGCTTATTAATCATAACGGTGCAAAGCTGGTTTTTACCGGAAACCGATAATTTTGCCCACCTGCCACCGCTTGAACGCTTTGCTTTACCCATT includes the following:
- a CDS encoding DUF6776 family protein; translated protein: MSKYSKFVAVFVFIALVFLIVKLYQQNLHGVGQAGVELEKFAEIEAQMFKLQHQINLQEAELAMETQAHQQTTLQLNQLTSELFDLRKELLVYQSIMAPELVNDGLAVMDWQVSAVSENGYQFRFMLYQASSAKNINQGRFTLQIEGDLNGELKQFDLLELANLASPHNFKFRYFAAIKGSVTLPEGFKASQVSLDALKPTTQWQKFEQLKHTFTWDPHPL